Part of the Marinilabiliales bacterium genome is shown below.
GGGCTTGAAGAGATTGACCAGTATCTGCCCGGTAAAGATCGCCAGCAGGCTGGTAGACAGGTAATACCCCATGGTGCGCAACCCCATCCTTCCCAGTCCCCCCGCCGAACCCACCTGAATTATTGAACTTATAACGGAGGTGATGACCAGGGGCAGTATGGCCATCCTCAGGAGCCTGAGAAAGATATCGGCAAGCACATCAGTGTATGGGAGAACCGGTTCGCCGGCCAGGGCGCCGGTCAGGATCCCCAGGAAAAACCCGGCAAATATCCATATTGTGAGGGTGAACCTTTTTTTTGGGGCCATGCTGAATTGTCAGTTTTTAGTGTTCACGGAACCTTAAAAGTAAAAAAAATATTATTGGGGCAAAACGGACTGGTTTTTAAGATAACCTAAAAGTTGGATTGGTTTTTGCTGATCTGTTTACCGGGAATGATCTGTTTGACTTATCTTTGAAAAATGACCGACAACGAACTGAAAAAGATATACGGCGAGGTGACCGGCAGTATTGCCGGCCGCCAGCTCAAGCCTGCTTTCGACCGGCTCGGGATCCTCATATCGGAAAACGGACTGGGGGTGCTGCACGACCGGCAAAGGAACCTGGAAGAGACCTACCAGTACATGCTCAGGTACACGGTCGAAGGCGTATCCGACCCGGAAAGACAAAAGGTTTACCATAAGTTGATTGTGTCGGCCTTTGAACTGGCAGACCTGGTCAATGAAGAGCTTCGCATGAGGTTTTCAACCTCGGCCGAATACAATGGGAAGAGGGCCCTGAGACATAAGGCAATCACTGATACCGGGCAATATCTTTCAGAGCTGGAGAACTATTATGTTGAGAATGACCAGTCATCCCGGGATGAGGAGGAGCCGGTGCCGGGCACGAATCCTTCCGCGAAAGCGTCAGAACAACATAAAAAAATGCAGGGGCTGTTCTACCACATCTGGTACAGTGACAAACTGTCACCCGAAGAGACCGGCCGGTACGGGAAATTCCTGCAAAACCCCATGGTGCCGTCCGAATACAGATCCTTCATGGTCACGGCGATAATGCTCAGCCTTCAACGGTTCTTTGATCCCGAAAAGTTCACACTGCTGTTTCAAAGCTATGAATCGGGCGACGCCGGTATAAGCCAGAGGGGACTGGTCGGACTGCTTGTCTGTCTTTACCGGTACGATGAGAGGATGCCCTTCTACCCGCAGATAACTGGCAGGCTCAAAATATTCAATGAAAACCCCGCTTTCAAGCGAAACCTTGAACGTATCATCATCCAGCTTGTCAGGAGCAAGGAGACAGAGAAGCTGCAAAAGCGTATCCGCGATGAGATCCTGCCTGAAATGATAAAGATAAGCCCCAACCTCAGGAGCAAGATCAACCTCGACAGCCTGATGGAGGAGGGCCTTTCGGAAGGGAAGAACCCCGAGTGGGAGGATATATTAAAGGATTCTCCCGGACTGCTCAACAAGATGGAGGAGTTTTCTGAGATGCAGATGAAAGGTTCGGATGTGTTTATGGGATCATTTTCAATGCTCAAATCTTTCCCCTTCTTTAATGAAATGTCCAACTGGTTTATACCTTTCTTTTCAGGCAATACCGATCTGGCCGGCAATCTTGACTCAGGCGATCCTGTAATACGTCAGATGGTAAAGTCTATAGGGAAGGCTCCCATCCTGTGTAACTCCGACAAATACTCCTTTTGCTTCAGCATCAGCAGGATACCCAGGGAGAACCTCGAATTCATGACACAGGCTATGAAGGCAGAGATGGAACAGGTGGAAGAGCTGAAGGAGGATGAGGAGCTCCTTGACCCGGGCAGGCGGGAGGAGTTTGTATCCAACCAGTATATACAGGACCTTTACAGGTTCTATAAACTGTTTCCCGGAAAGGCCGGTTTCGAGGATATTTTCGGCTGGCGGCTTGATTTTCACAACAAGTTGGTGCTGGGCGACATTCTCAGGGAAGATGACAAAGTGCTGAGAAACATAGGCGAATACTATTTTGCGAAAGATCATTACAGGGAGGCGGCAGAGATATTCACCAGCCTGCTTGAGCAGGAAAAGAACGGTGAGCTTTACCAGAAGGTCGCCTGGTGTAACCAGAAGAGGGGCAAGTTCAGGATTGCGCTCGACAACTACCTGAAAGCGGAGCTATACGAGGTAAACAAGATATGGAACACAAGGAAGATAGCATTCTGCTACCGTCACCTTAAGAAACCTGATAAAGCCCTTGAGTATTACCGGGAGGCAGAAAAGCTTGACCCCGAAAACCTGTCTGTCCATCTCAGCATAGGGCACTGCCTGCTGGAGCTTGACAAGTATGATGAAGCGCTGCAATCCTATTTCAGGGTTGAGTACCTTACGCCAGGCAACAGCAAGGTGTGGAGGC
Proteins encoded:
- a CDS encoding tetratricopeptide repeat protein: MTDNELKKIYGEVTGSIAGRQLKPAFDRLGILISENGLGVLHDRQRNLEETYQYMLRYTVEGVSDPERQKVYHKLIVSAFELADLVNEELRMRFSTSAEYNGKRALRHKAITDTGQYLSELENYYVENDQSSRDEEEPVPGTNPSAKASEQHKKMQGLFYHIWYSDKLSPEETGRYGKFLQNPMVPSEYRSFMVTAIMLSLQRFFDPEKFTLLFQSYESGDAGISQRGLVGLLVCLYRYDERMPFYPQITGRLKIFNENPAFKRNLERIIIQLVRSKETEKLQKRIRDEILPEMIKISPNLRSKINLDSLMEEGLSEGKNPEWEDILKDSPGLLNKMEEFSEMQMKGSDVFMGSFSMLKSFPFFNEMSNWFIPFFSGNTDLAGNLDSGDPVIRQMVKSIGKAPILCNSDKYSFCFSISRIPRENLEFMTQAMKAEMEQVEELKEDEELLDPGRREEFVSNQYIQDLYRFYKLFPGKAGFEDIFGWRLDFHNKLVLGDILREDDKVLRNIGEYYFAKDHYREAAEIFTSLLEQEKNGELYQKVAWCNQKRGKFRIALDNYLKAELYEVNKIWNTRKIAFCYRHLKKPDKALEYYREAEKLDPENLSVHLSIGHCLLELDKYDEALQSYFRVEYLTPGNSKVWRPIAWCSFLTGKKEQAEKYFLKLMEEQPTAHDLVNMGHVQWSLARRREALEYYRRAIAKPGDAGPGEPAKGPMKEQAAGRASEQAEQTAGRGAGPAREQAEQTTGRGAGPAKQQAAGTAGISPPATFSEAEFLAVFEEDIPHLVNQGVDSDDIPIMLDQLRYLLSG